A genome region from Nicotiana tabacum cultivar K326 chromosome 13, ASM71507v2, whole genome shotgun sequence includes the following:
- the LOC107786786 gene encoding RING-H2 finger protein ATL78-like: MATTSTLFIQEFTENFHYSRRLLLIPTTVPQNYPKATMAPPPAAEISHVNTFDANVIMVLSVLVCTLICSLALNSIIKCALKCSSSLVLASDSSSNYRNPSAAKLANTGIKKKALKTFPVITYTTELKHPGLDSECLICLSEFGVGERIKVLPKCNHGFHVNCIDKWLNSHSSCPTCRNCLIETCQKIINGGSSTTVELASNSTSSAPGIQEIIIRIESLQREGVTSNNQIEVEK; encoded by the coding sequence ATGGCAACCACTTCCACTCTATTCATTCAAGAATTCACTGAGAACTTCCACTACTCAAGAAGACTACTTCTAATACCAACTACAGTACCACAAAACTACCCGAAGGCCACCATGGCGCCGCCACCGGCGGCCGAAATCAGTCACGTCAACACATTTGATGCAAATGTTATTATGGTCTTGTCAGTACTTGTATGTACCTTGATTTGTTCACTTGCATTAAATTCTATCATAAAGTGTGCATTAAAATGCTCCAGCAGCTTGGTATTAGCGTCAGACTCATCCTCAAACTATAGAAATCCTTCAGCAGCAAAGCTAGCTAATACAGGAATCAAGAAAAAAGCCCTCAAGACATTCCCGGTTATAACCTACACTACTGAATTGAAACATCCAGGGCTTGACTCCGAGTGTTTAATTTGCTTATCAGAATTTGGAGTTGGAGAGAGAATTAAGGTTCTGCCAAAGTGCAATCATGGCTTCCACGTCAACTGTATCGATAAATGGCTGAATTCCCACTCTTCTTGCCCTACTTGTAGGAACTGCCTTATTGAAACCTGCCAAAAAATTATTAACGGCGGGAGTTCTACTACAGTTGAGTTAGCAAGTAATAGTACCTCATCAGCACCAGGAATTCAAGAAATCATAATAAGGATTGAATCTCTCCAACGTGAAGGTGTTACATCTAACAATCAAATTGAGGTAGAAAAATAG